GGAGGTGCCACCCGTCGCCCCAGAGCAGGCACCCCCGCCGGCGACGCAGACCGAGCCCTCATGCACCGTGTTCCAATCGATATGGGTTGCGCCGATGCCGGCGCCGACATAGGGCGTGAATCCGGCGAGCGTCGCCAGATCGACATAGCCGTTCGCCATCAGCCCGAGAGCGGAAAAATTGGCGCTGTGGGAGAGTGAGCAGGACGTACCGGCCCCCTCGCCCGCGCAAGGACTTGCCGAAACCAACGAGCCGTCGAAACGGCCCTCGAAATATTCGGCCGTCAGATCGGCACGGAACACGTCGCTGAAGCGATAGCCGAGGCCGATGGTGCCGGAGACCGGCTTGTCGAAGCGGGCGCTGTCGAACGGAACATTGCTGTAGCCGCCGGTGCCGCCGTCAAAATTCCGGTAGAAAGGATCGCCCTCGTCGAGCCAGCCCGAATAACCGATGTCGCCGCGCAGATAGAGGTTGCCGCCGTTATTCGCCTCCGGGGAAATGGTGATCTCCGGCGCGTCGAGAAGGTCTTCGTCATTCGCCGCGGCGAAGCCGGGCAGGAGCAGGCCGGCGCCGAGAACGATGCTGCAAATCCCGTGCCGCCAATTCATGTCGCATGCCCTCGCCAGTCGCCGACGCCACGCCAAAGGCCTCGTGGCGGTTCGCGTTAACTATTGGCAGGGACAAGTTAACCGGCGGTTAAGCATGTTTGTTAACCGGCATGTCGCACAAAAAGAAAGGGCCGCAGAAGCGGCCCTTTGGAATGCGCTTCGCCGAGCGCTCAATCATTGCAGCGCGTAGCGCATGCCGAGCTTGAAATCGTGCGACGTGATGTCTTCGAAATGCATCGGGGCGTTGACGACACTGCCATCGTAGGCGCGGATATTGCCGGTCTTCGCGTCTCCGAGGTCGACGTAGCTGTAGCCGAAATCGATCGCCAGACGCTCGGTCGCCTGATAGGCGACGCCTGCATGCAGCGCCCAGGCAAAGTTCCAGGTCGGGTCTTCATCGGCATAGGCGACGCCGGCCATCGGCACGTTGATGTCGCGGAAGCCCGATATCGTGTTGCGCGACGCGCCGATACCGGCGCCGACATAGGGCTTGACGCCGTACCAGTCGCCGATGTCGACATAGGCGTTGGCCATCAGCAGCCACTCCGACTTGGCGCCGTCATAGTCGTTGGTGTTGTCGAATACGCCGTCACCGTCGCCGTCATAGCGGTCGAGGGCGGAGAAATCCGCCTTGCCGCGGTATTCGACGATACCGTCCATGCGTAGCCATTCATTGAACTGGTAGCCGATGCCCACGCCTGCCAGCGGCGCGCTGTCGAAGCTGCCCTCATCGACGAATTCATGAAGCGCGACGACGTCGAACAACTCATGCTCCATGCTGCCGAGCCGCTGGTTGCTCATGCCGAGGTGACCGCGTAGGTACCAACCACCGACGACGACAGGCGCCGGGTCGACCGGATCTTCAACGTAAAGGTCGGCGGCCAACGCGGGCGTGCCGCCCAGCCATGCAGCCACAACCGCAATCAAGGACTTCCTCATGACATGCTCCGCGAATAGTCTTTCGGCGCCGGTAGTTCCACCGGACAGACCATGCAACTTCTGTTGCAACCAAAACTCGCACAGCTCGGTTAATATTGGATTAAGTATAGAAATTTACTTCGTTTATTAAGATTTAGCGATTCGGCTGTTCCCAAAAGCAAAAGCCGGCAATAATGCCGGCCTCTGCAATGCGTTCTGGCTTGTCCGAAAACCCCTATGCGGCGTTGCGTACGCTGCCGATCACGGTAACCAGTTCGTCGACGATGCGCTCGACCTTGCTGCGGTCGTCGCCTTCGGCCATCACGCGGATCAGCGGCTCGGTACCGGAAGGACGGATCAGAAGCCGGCCGCCCTTGGCGAGTTCCGCTTCTGCGTCGGCAATCGCCTGGCGCACCGCCTCGTGTTCCAGCGGCTTGCCGGCCGAAACGCGGACGTTCTTCAGCACCTGCGGCACCGGCTCGAAGCGCCGGCAAACCTCGCTCACCGCCCTTCCCTGCCGCTTGACGACGGCGAGGATCTGCAGCGCCGCAACCAGGCCATCGCCCGTCGTACCGAAATCGGAAAGCACGATGTGACCGGACTGTTCGCCGCCGACATTCAGGCCGTCCTGCCGCATCTGTTCGACGACATAGCGGTCGCCGACCTTGGTGCGGTGCAGCTTCAGGCGGCGCGCCTGCAGATAGCGCTCGAGGCCGAGATTCGACATCACGGTCGCGGCGATCCCGCCGCCCTGCAGCATGCCGTCCGCCGCCCAGCTATCGGCGATCACGGCCATCAACTGGTCGCCGTCGATCACCGTGCCCTTTTCGTCGACGATCAATACCCGGTCGGCGTCGCCGTCGAGCGCGATGCCGATATCCGCCCGCACCTCGTGAACCTTCTTCTGCAGGGCCTCCGGATGCGTCGACCCGCATTCGAGGTTGATATTGACGCCGTTCGGCTCGGTGCCGATCGACACCACTTCGGCGCCGAGTTCCCAAAGCGCCAGGGGCGCGACCTTGTAGGCGGCACCATTCGCGCAATCGATGGCGATCCTGAGGCCCTTCAGCGTGACGTCGCGCGGCAGCGTGCGCTTCGCCTGCTCGATATAGCGGTAGATGTCGCCGTCGACGCGCTTGGCGCGGCCGATGTCCTCCGGCTTGGCAAGCTGCCCCGACATGTCCTGATCGATGAGTTCCTCGATCTTTTGCTCGATGTCGTCCGAGAGCTTGTAGCCGTCCGGCCCGAACAGCTTGATGCCGTTGTCGCGGAACGGATTGTGCGAGGCGGAGATCATCACGCCGATATCGGCGCGGAGCGACCGCGTCAGCATGGCGACGCCGGGCGTCGGGATGGGCCCGAGCAGGAAGACATCCAGCCCGGCCGCCGTGAATCCGGCAACCATGGCGTTTTCGAGCATATAGCCCGAAAGCCTTGTGTCCTTGCCGATCACCACCCGGTGACGATGCGCACCGTTACGGAAAATGGTGCCGACCGCGACGCCGACCCGCATGGCGAGATCCGCGGTCATCGGAAAAATATTGGATTGGCCGCGAATGCCGTCGGTGCCAAAATACTTGCGCTTCATAAGAACTCCATCGTCCTGCTTCGGCAGGATCTCTTTTGCCGGCCGCGTCTGATTGCGTGCTCCACGACTGGTTTTCATGTCCCCGGGACCTCGCCTGCGGGCCTTATCCAAGGCGGGATTGCCAACGCGATTGCGTTGCCGCCCCTCGCTCCAACTATAGAACGCCCCTTCCGGCCAAACCGGTGAATCGGGCGGCTTTGCGCCATCTTTGGCACAAATGCACAACAAACGGCAGCAACAGTATCATCAGAAATCATTACAGCCCGTTACCAAGCGCACTCGCTTCACGCCGCAAAAAACCGCCGCTCCTTTCGGAAGCGGCGGCTTGGTCTTCATAGCCTGCTTGCCACCGGCTGCAACTATTGAGGCTGCGGTTCGAAGCCGCCTTCGGGTTCCTCGCCCTTGTTGCCGACTTCCTTCTTGGTGCCGGCCGAAGGCACGGCCGAACCGCGATGCGGCGGCGTGTCGTCGCCGAGGTCGCGTGCCGGCTTCTCGCCGCGGATCAGCGCCTTGATCTCATCGCCGGTCAGCGTCTCGTATTCCAAGAGCCCCTCGGCGAGAGCGACAAACTCGTGGTGCTTTTCCGTCAGGATGCTGCGCGCCGCTTCATAGGCGTCGTCGATCAGGCGGCGGATTTCGTTGTCGATCTTCTGCGCGGTCGCTTCGGAGACATTCTTCTGCTGCGCGACGGAGTGACCGAGGAAGACCTCCTGCTGGTTCTCGCCATAGGCGACCTGGCCGAGCTGATCGGAGAAGCCCCATTGCGTCACCATCGCCCGCGCCAGCTTCGTCGCCTGCTCGATATCGGACGACGCGCCCGACGTGATGTTCTCCTTGCCGAAGGTCAGTTCCTCGGCGACGCGCCCGCCCATCATGATTGCAAGGCGCGAGATCATCCACTTGTAGCTCATCGAATAGCGATCGCCTTCGGGAAGCTGCATCACCATGCCAAGGGCGCGGCCACGCGGAATGATGGTCGCCTTGTGCAGCGGATCGGCCGAAGGAACATTGAGCGCCACGATCGCGTGGCCGGCCTCGTGATAGGCGGTCAACTTCTTCTCGGCCTCGGTCATGGCGGAGGAGCGACGCTCCGCACCCATCATGATCTTGTCCTTGGCGTCCTCGAACTCCTGCATCGTGACGAGGCGCTTGTTGCGCCGCGCCGCCATCAGCGCCGCCTCGTTGACGAGGTTCATCAGATCGGCGCCCGAGAAGCCCGGCGTACCGCGCGCCAGCACCTTGAGGTCGACATTCGGCGCCAGCGGCACGTTGCGGACATGCACCTTGAGGATGCGTTCGCGGCCGTTGATGTCCGGGTTCGGCACGACGACCTGACGGTCGAAGCGGCCCGGGCGCAAGAGCGCCGGATCGAGCACGTCGGGGCGGTTCGTCGCGGCGATCAGGATGATGCCTTCGTTCGCCTCGAAACCGTCCATCTCGACGAGCAACTGGTTCAGCGTCTGTTCGCGCTCGTCGTTGCCGCCGCCGAGGCCGGCGCCGCGATGACGGCCGACCGCGTCGATTTCGTCGATGAAGATGATGCAGGGTGCGTTCTTCTTCGCCTGCTCGAACATGTCGCGGACGCGCGAAGCACCGACACCGACGAACATTTCGACGAAGTCGGAGCCCGAGATGGTGAAGAAGGGCACGTTCGCTTCACCCGCAACCGAGCGGGCAAGCAGCGTCTTACCCGTGCCGGGAGGGCCGACCAGAAGCACGCCGCGCGGGATGCGGCCGCCGAGCCGCTGGAACTTCTGCGGATCGCGCAGGAATTCGACGATTTCCTCGAGGTCCTGCTTGGCCTCGTCGACGCCGGCGACGTCGTCGAAGGTCACGCGCCCATGCGCTTCCGTCAGAAGCTTGGCCTTGGACTTGCCGAAGCCCATCGCGCCGCGCGAGCCGCCCTGCATCTGGCGCATGAAGAACAGCCAGACACCGAGGATCAGCAGCATCGGCAACAGGGTTCCGATATAGCTCAGGAATCCCGAAGAACCGTCGGTTTCCGGTCGCACCGTCACCGTTACGTCCTTCGCCTCGAGCCGCTCGGTCAAGGCCGTGTCGACGGCGGGAGCATAGGTCTGGAACGTCGCACCACTCTCGGTGTAGCTGCCGATCACCTTGGAGCCCGTGATCACGACTTCCTTGACGCGGCTGGCATCGACGTCCTTCAGGAATTGCGAGAAGGGAATTTCACGCGAACCCGTCCGCTCCGTCGGCTGCTGGAACATGCTGAACAGCGCGATCAGGAGAAGCGCTATGATCGCCCAAAGGGCAAAATTTCGAAAATTAGGGTTCATCGAACTCCCCGGAACCTGTGACAGCCCGCGCTTTCGCCGGGCTGCTGTATGGTCCTTAACATAGGGTTC
This DNA window, taken from Sinorhizobium fredii NGR234, encodes the following:
- a CDS encoding outer membrane protein; its protein translation is MRKSLIAVVAAWLGGTPALAADLYVEDPVDPAPVVVGGWYLRGHLGMSNQRLGSMEHELFDVVALHEFVDEGSFDSAPLAGVGIGYQFNEWLRMDGIVEYRGKADFSALDRYDGDGDGVFDNTNDYDGAKSEWLLMANAYVDIGDWYGVKPYVGAGIGASRNTISGFRDINVPMAGVAYADEDPTWNFAWALHAGVAYQATERLAIDFGYSYVDLGDAKTGNIRAYDGSVVNAPMHFEDITSHDFKLGMRYALQ
- a CDS encoding outer membrane protein; translated protein: MNWRHGICSIVLGAGLLLPGFAAANDEDLLDAPEITISPEANNGGNLYLRGDIGYSGWLDEGDPFYRNFDGGTGGYSNVPFDSARFDKPVSGTIGLGYRFSDVFRADLTAEYFEGRFDGSLVSASPCAGEGAGTSCSLSHSANFSALGLMANGYVDLATLAGFTPYVGAGIGATHIDWNTVHEGSVCVAGGGACSGATGGTSYVGRDSWRFTYALMAGVSYDITDRLKFDVGYRYSHIADGDMFSSGSEGAKGYDDGLSRHEIRAGLRFALW
- the glmM gene encoding phosphoglucosamine mutase encodes the protein MKRKYFGTDGIRGQSNIFPMTADLAMRVGVAVGTIFRNGAHRHRVVIGKDTRLSGYMLENAMVAGFTAAGLDVFLLGPIPTPGVAMLTRSLRADIGVMISASHNPFRDNGIKLFGPDGYKLSDDIEQKIEELIDQDMSGQLAKPEDIGRAKRVDGDIYRYIEQAKRTLPRDVTLKGLRIAIDCANGAAYKVAPLALWELGAEVVSIGTEPNGVNINLECGSTHPEALQKKVHEVRADIGIALDGDADRVLIVDEKGTVIDGDQLMAVIADSWAADGMLQGGGIAATVMSNLGLERYLQARRLKLHRTKVGDRYVVEQMRQDGLNVGGEQSGHIVLSDFGTTGDGLVAALQILAVVKRQGRAVSEVCRRFEPVPQVLKNVRVSAGKPLEHEAVRQAIADAEAELAKGGRLLIRPSGTEPLIRVMAEGDDRSKVERIVDELVTVIGSVRNAA
- the ftsH gene encoding ATP-dependent zinc metalloprotease FtsH, whose translation is MNPNFRNFALWAIIALLLIALFSMFQQPTERTGSREIPFSQFLKDVDASRVKEVVITGSKVIGSYTESGATFQTYAPAVDTALTERLEAKDVTVTVRPETDGSSGFLSYIGTLLPMLLILGVWLFFMRQMQGGSRGAMGFGKSKAKLLTEAHGRVTFDDVAGVDEAKQDLEEIVEFLRDPQKFQRLGGRIPRGVLLVGPPGTGKTLLARSVAGEANVPFFTISGSDFVEMFVGVGASRVRDMFEQAKKNAPCIIFIDEIDAVGRHRGAGLGGGNDEREQTLNQLLVEMDGFEANEGIILIAATNRPDVLDPALLRPGRFDRQVVVPNPDINGRERILKVHVRNVPLAPNVDLKVLARGTPGFSGADLMNLVNEAALMAARRNKRLVTMQEFEDAKDKIMMGAERRSSAMTEAEKKLTAYHEAGHAIVALNVPSADPLHKATIIPRGRALGMVMQLPEGDRYSMSYKWMISRLAIMMGGRVAEELTFGKENITSGASSDIEQATKLARAMVTQWGFSDQLGQVAYGENQQEVFLGHSVAQQKNVSEATAQKIDNEIRRLIDDAYEAARSILTEKHHEFVALAEGLLEYETLTGDEIKALIRGEKPARDLGDDTPPHRGSAVPSAGTKKEVGNKGEEPEGGFEPQPQ